TATCAGCAGCAATGGAACTCTTCTCTTATTGGATAGAAACCATGGCGCTGTCTGGTCTAGTGGAGGAACTTTCGCATCTAATAGTTCTCGTGCAGAGCTTTCAGACAGTGGAAATCTTATTGTCATAGATAATGTTTCCGGACGAACACTATGGGAAAGCTTTGCGCATCTTAGTGATACTATGCTCCCTTTCTCACCCTTGACGTGTGATCTCACGACCGGTGAGAAGCGGGTGTTGACTTCTTGGAAAAGTTACACTGATCCATCGCCTGGTGATTTTGTGACTCAGATTACACCGCAAGTGCCATCACAGGTGCTTACCACGAGAGGCTCAAAGCCTTATTATAGAAGCGGTCCATGGGCTAAAACAAGGTTCACCGGGATACCGCTAATGAATGAAACGTTAGCAAGTGAATTCAGCTATCCGCAGGATGCAAACGGGTCAGTGTCTTTCTCTTTTGTAGGAAGAGACTCCAAACTTTCGCGTCTAGTTTTGACACCAGAGGGCCATCTTAAAAGGTTTCAACATCGTGGGACCGAGTGGGATTTAACCTACGAGGGTCCAGCCAATTCATGCGATGTTTACGGTTTATGTGGACCTTTTGGGTTGTGCGTTAGGTCAGTACCTCCAAAGTGTAAATGCTTCAAAGGGTTTGTTCCAAAATATAAAGAGGAGTGGGAAAGAGGAAACTGGACTGAAGGTTGTGTAAGGCGAACCGAACTACTTTGTTATGGAAACTCTACTGGCAAATCTCAAAATGTCTTCCATCATGTTGCCAACATAAAGCCTCCAGACTTTTACAAATTTGCAAATTTGGATGCTGAAGAATGCTACCAAAGTTGCCTCCAAAACTGTTCTTGCTTGGCCTTTGCTTTTATTCGGGAAATTGGGTGCTTAATGTGGAATCATGAGTTAATGGACACAGTGCAGTTTTCTTCAGGAGGAGAGCTTCTTTCCATTCGTCTTGCACGTTCTGAGTTGGGTATGCCTTGGGAAAGATTACATCATTGAACTTCTTTTTGGTTCCATCATGGcttattgttttatttgtttttgtatctCAGATGGAAATAAGCGCAAGAAGACCATTACTGCTAGTCTTGTCagcctttttctttttgtgataTTGGGTTCTTCTGTGTTTTGTGTTTGGAGATACAGAGTGAAACATAATGGTAACACACTGGTGACCTTGCTATATTTATAGATATGGCTTGTTGTTCATTTATTCTTGGAACGTTTCAGAAATAATATCAAACAATGCGTCACAAGATGCATGGAGCAATGATCTGACACCACAAGATTTCTCaagtttatgtttctttgaaATGAATACTATTCAAACTGCCACCAATAATTTTAGTCTCTCAAATAAACTTGGGCATGGCGGATTTGGTTCAGTTTATAAGGTCAGAGAATTGTATTCCACTTTGCTCTTTTGTATTCTCTGTTTATGctctcaaaatatatttaaatctgTTTCAGGGGAAGCTTCAAGATGGCAAAGAAATTGCTGTAAAACGGCTTTCTAGCAGCTGTAGACAGGGAAAAGAGGAATTCATGAATGAGATAGTACTCATCTCAAAACTACAACACAGAAACTTAGTACGAATTTTGGGATGTTGcattgaaggagaagagagactGTTGATTTATGAGTTCATGGTGAACAAAAGTCTTGATACTTTTCTCTTTGGTTTGTCTCCTCTTACCTCTTTCATTCTATATCAGAAACTATTTAACTGATAGTGTTTTAAACTGTCTTATTGCTCAGATTCAAGTAAAAAGCATAAGATTGATTGGCAAAAGAGATTTGATATCATTCAAGGTATTGCGCGTGGACTTCTCTATCTCCACCATGACTCACGCCTCAGGGTCATTCACCGAGATCTCAAGGTCAGCAATATTCTTCTGGATGAGAACATGAACCCGAAAATATCAGATTTTGGTTTGGCTCGGATGTTTGAGGGAACCCAATGTGAGGAAAATACTCGCAGGGTTGTTGGAACTCTGTAAGGGTCTGACTTCAACAACATGCTTACCTAAAGATTCATAGTATGTTACAAATTTGGTGAAACTATTTGATATATGTGCAGAGGATATATGTCTCCTGAGTATGCATGGACAGGGATATTCTCTGAGAAATCAGACATTTATGCTTTTGGAGTTCTTTTGTTAgaaatcatcagtggagaaaaGATCTCAAGATTCAACTATGCAAAAGAAGGAAAAGACCTACTTGAATATGTAAGACTTTAACtgcttttttcatacattttcaGAGAGGTTTTAAAAACGTGTCTTGCGCTAATATTTTTTAGAACTCAACAGGTATGGGGGTCTTGGTGTGAAAATGGAGGAAT
The nucleotide sequence above comes from Brassica napus cultivar Da-Ae chromosome A9, Da-Ae, whole genome shotgun sequence. Encoded proteins:
- the LOC106420713 gene encoding G-type lectin S-receptor-like serine/threonine-protein kinase At1g61480 isoform X2, with protein sequence MEMTWLAFFLLFTMILSFSHGEITTESPLSIVKTLSSSNGVYELGFFSPNNSQNQYVGIWFKGITPRVVVWVANREKPVTDSKANLSISSNGTLLLLDRNHGAVWSSGGTFASNSSRAELSDSGNLIVIDNVSGRTLWESFAHLSDTMLPFSPLTCDLTTGEKRVLTSWKSYTDPSPGDFVTQITPQVPSQVLTTRGSKPYYRSGPWAKTRFTGIPLMNETLASEFSYPQDANGSVSFSFVGRDSKLSRLVLTPEGHLKRFQHRGTEWDLTYEGPANSCDVYGLCGPFGLCVRSVPPKCKCFKGFVPKYKEEWERGNWTEGCVRRTELLCYGNSTGKSQNVFHHVANIKPPDFYKFANLDAEECYQSCLQNCSCLAFAFIREIGCLMWNHELMDTVQFSSGGELLSIRLARSELDGNKRKKTITASLVSLFLFVILGSSVFCVWRYRVKHNDAWSNDLTPQDFSSLCFFEMNTIQTATNNFSLSNKLGHGGFGSVYKGKLQDGKEIAVKRLSSSCRQGKEEFMNEIVLISKLQHRNLVRILGCCIEGEERLLIYEFMVNKSLDTFLFDSSKKHKIDWQKRFDIIQGIARGLLYLHHDSRLRVIHRDLKVSNILLDENMNPKISDFGLARMFEGTQCEENTRRVVGTLGYMSPEYAWTGIFSEKSDIYAFGVLLLEIISGEKISRFNYAKEGKDLLEYVWGSWCENGGIFLLDKDVDDSSHPLEVARCAQIGLLCVQHQPVDRPNTLELMSMLTTKSDLPSPEKPIFVVHKRDYESLSNPLITFNEMTQSVIIGR
- the LOC106420713 gene encoding G-type lectin S-receptor-like serine/threonine-protein kinase At1g61480 isoform X1 produces the protein MEMTWLAFFLLFTMILSFSHGEITTESPLSIVKTLSSSNGVYELGFFSPNNSQNQYVGIWFKGITPRVVVWVANREKPVTDSKANLSISSNGTLLLLDRNHGAVWSSGGTFASNSSRAELSDSGNLIVIDNVSGRTLWESFAHLSDTMLPFSPLTCDLTTGEKRVLTSWKSYTDPSPGDFVTQITPQVPSQVLTTRGSKPYYRSGPWAKTRFTGIPLMNETLASEFSYPQDANGSVSFSFVGRDSKLSRLVLTPEGHLKRFQHRGTEWDLTYEGPANSCDVYGLCGPFGLCVRSVPPKCKCFKGFVPKYKEEWERGNWTEGCVRRTELLCYGNSTGKSQNVFHHVANIKPPDFYKFANLDAEECYQSCLQNCSCLAFAFIREIGCLMWNHELMDTVQFSSGGELLSIRLARSELDGNKRKKTITASLVSLFLFVILGSSVFCVWRYRVKHNEIISNNASQDAWSNDLTPQDFSSLCFFEMNTIQTATNNFSLSNKLGHGGFGSVYKGKLQDGKEIAVKRLSSSCRQGKEEFMNEIVLISKLQHRNLVRILGCCIEGEERLLIYEFMVNKSLDTFLFDSSKKHKIDWQKRFDIIQGIARGLLYLHHDSRLRVIHRDLKVSNILLDENMNPKISDFGLARMFEGTQCEENTRRVVGTLGYMSPEYAWTGIFSEKSDIYAFGVLLLEIISGEKISRFNYAKEGKDLLEYVWGSWCENGGIFLLDKDVDDSSHPLEVARCAQIGLLCVQHQPVDRPNTLELMSMLTTKSDLPSPEKPIFVVHKRDYESLSNPLITFNEMTQSVIIGR